AGAACCTCGCCACGGCCCGGGCCGTCGAGCAGGTCGTGCGTGACCACGGCGCCGTCCCCGCCACGATCGCCTTGATCAAGGGCCGGCTACGAGTCGGCCTGGACGACGCCGCGCTGGAGGAACTGGCCCGCCCCGGTGACGTGGCCAAGGCCTCCCGCCGGGACCTCGCCGCCCTGGTCGCGGCCGGGGCCACGGCGGGCACCACCGTTGCCGCCACGATGTATGTCGCGGCGGCGGCCGGTATCGGCGTCTTCGCCACCGGAGGCATCGGCGGGGTGCACCGGGGTGCCGACCAGACGTTCGACGTCTCCGCCGACCTGATCGAGCTCGGCAGTACCCCGGTGACCGTGGTGTGCGCGGGGGCCAAGTCGATCCTCGACCTCCCGAAGACCCTGGAGGTACTGGAGACATACGGGGTGCCGGTGATCGGCGTGGGGACGGACGAGTTCCCGGCGTTCTTCTCCCGCACCAGTGGCCTGCCGGTCGCCCACCGGGTGGAGTCGGCGGGTGAATTGGCCCGGCTCGTCGACGCGCAGCGCCGGCTCGGCCTGGCGCAGGGAGTGCTGGTGGCCCACCCGATCCCTGAGGCCGACGCCCTGGCCCCGGACGAGATCGACGGCATCATCGAGCAGGCCCTGACCGACGCCGACGAGCAGGGCGTGACCGGCAAGGACGTGACGCCCTACCTGCTGGCCCGCGTCAACGAGCTCACCGGCGGGCGGAGTCTGACCGCCAACGTGGCCCTGATCCGCAACAACGCCGCCTTCGCGGCCGACCTGGCCGTAGAGCTCACAGGTCTATCCGCAGCCGAGGTCGGCGGCGTCGCCGAGGGCCTTGACGTAGACCGGGATCCCGGCCGGTGAC
This genomic interval from Kineosporia sp. NBRC 101731 contains the following:
- a CDS encoding pseudouridine-5'-phosphate glycosidase, encoding MASSSEFAVRHPFLDVGDEVAAALSHGLAVVALESTIISHGMPYPQNLATARAVEQVVRDHGAVPATIALIKGRLRVGLDDAALEELARPGDVAKASRRDLAALVAAGATAGTTVAATMYVAAAAGIGVFATGGIGGVHRGADQTFDVSADLIELGSTPVTVVCAGAKSILDLPKTLEVLETYGVPVIGVGTDEFPAFFSRTSGLPVAHRVESAGELARLVDAQRRLGLAQGVLVAHPIPEADALAPDEIDGIIEQALTDADEQGVTGKDVTPYLLARVNELTGGRSLTANVALIRNNAAFAADLAVELTGLSAAEVGGVAEGLDVDRDPGR